The genomic region GCCGGTCCCGTCACCAACAATCGCTGTGTCATGACCAACAGCCCCTGGGTCATCGACGGCAACGAGCTGCAGCCCGCGCTCGGCTTCGACAGCGTCCATGTGCTGAATGATTTCGAGGTGGTGGCCTGGTCCCTGCCCGCCTTGGAGCCTGCCGACCTGGTCCCGCTCGGCGGCGGCGACGGCTTGCCTGGCGAGCCGTTGCTGGTCGTTGGTCCCGGAACCGGATTTGGTGTCTCCTGCCTGGTCGACCGCCATGGTTCGCGGCTGGCCGTCGTCACGGAGGCTGGACATGCGACCCTGCCGGCGGAGAACGAGCGCGAGGAGCGCGTGATCGCCTGCTTGCGGCAGCGCCTCGGCCATGTCTCGATCGAGCGCGGCGCCCTCTCAGGTTCCGGGCTGCAGAACCTCTACGAGGCGCTGGCCGAGATCGACGGCGTTCAGGTGCCGCATCGCGATGCCGCCGCGATCACCAAGGCTGCGCTGGAGAACAGCTGTCCGGTGAGCCGCGCGACGCTGGAGATGTTTTGCGCCATTCTCGGCTCGGTCGCCGGCAATCTCGCGGTGACCTTCGGCGCCCGCGGCGGCGTCTATGTCGCCGGCGGAATCGTGCCGCGCTTCCGCGAGTTCCTCGCCGCCTCGGCGTTCCGGGCGCGCTTCGAAGCCAAGGGACGGTTTCAGGACTATCTGCGCAACATCCCGACCAGGCTCGTGATCAAGCCGGACGCGAGCTTCCTCGGCCTGACGATGTTTGCCGAGCACAATCCTGGCTAGGGCGACCTCCGCGCGGCGAGTGCCCGTCATGCACAACTGATGATTGCAGCGCGCCTGCGGTTCCACGCAGGTCCGTGCTTGCCTGCGTGTTCCCGATGGGAAACAATCTACTCGTGTGTGTGGCGTAGTTGCGGGGGCGTGACATGCGTAAGCAAGATTCGGGTTTCGACTATCACCGCTATCACCGGCTGCTGCGCGAAGCGGACAGCGAAGACAAGCGGCTGGCGCTCATCGAGCTCCTGATCGAGGAAAAGGCCCGCGACCAGCTGGCTGCCCAGCGCGCTTCGGACCGCGCGGCCATGACGGCTCACACCATTGCCACGGTGCTGAGGAACGGCCGCAACCCTGCCGGTTGATCCCCTCTTCAGCCTCGCGCCAAAAGCGCAATCGGTCAGCTCGGGATGGTGGCTGACGGCTCGGGAAACATCGAATCGATCATCGCCTTGAGCTGATCCATCGCGATCGGCTTGCGCAGGATCGGCCTGCGCCGGAGCAAGGACGGCAGCAGTTCCGGACCGTAGCCTGTGGCGAACAGAAACGGTTTTCCGCGACGCTCGATCAGGTCGGCGACAGGGTCGACATAGACGCCCATCAGATTGATGTCGAGGATGGCCAGATCGTACTGCGCGGTCATCGCAAAGGCGCTGGCGTCGCGCACATTGTCTGCTTCCGCAACGACGTGGTGGCCGAGTTCCTCCACCATGTCGGCGATCATCATCCGGATCAACGCCTCGTCTTCGACCAGGAAAACGGAGAGTCCGTCCGCCATATCAACCCCGCAATCAGCCTTGCGAAGCTAAGCATAACCGAATTGCGCTGTAGATACACGAATTCGTGGCGGGCGCCGTTAATTCACACGCGCCCGAACCGATTCAACTTGATCAATCCAGGGCACGCTCGTGGCTGAGGCGCACCATCTCCTGGATGAACACCTGCTTCTGCTTGTCGTCGAGGCTCGAAAACAGCGGCTCGGCGGCATCGGCGACGTTGCGCTGATCGGCGGCGCGATCGATCAGGAACTGGGCCTCGTTGCGCATCTGCTCGATGATGTCGTCGGGCGGATCGCGCTTGGCGCGTGCAATCCGCAGGTTGAGCCGCTCTGCGCCATTATGCCCGAGGTAGTGCATCGCGCTCGAGAAGCCATACCAGTGCTTCTCCTGATCCGGCGTGAGGTTCAGCTCGCTCTTGATCCGCTCGATGTAGGAATCGCTGTTGGCGACGATCTGCTCGGCGGTCAGCTGCGGCGCGCCGGGCTGAGTCAGAACTGTGACTTCCTTATTGTCCCTACCCTTGTTGTCCTGCGGCGCGTTCTTCGCCTCCTTGGTCGCCTTGGCGCCCTTGCCCTTGGCGCTCTTGGCATCCTTGTCCTTGTCTTTGGCCCCGACCTGCTGCTTGGAATCCTTCGCCGCGTCCTTGCCGGCCTCCTTGCCGGCCTCCTTGGGCGGCGGCGCCTGATTGCCGCTGTTGCCGACGCCGAGCACGCCGGTGAAGACGCCGACCACGCCACCGATGGCGCCACCGAGCACGCCACCGACCGGACCTGCCGCCTTGTTTCCGGCGGCCGCGCCTTCCTGAACGCCCTTGACGAGACCTTGAGCATTCGCCACCGCGGCGGCCCCGAGCAACAGCGCGAGCACAGACCCCAGCGCCAGGCATCGACGCAGGTGAAGCCGCGCTGGTGGCGCCGGTTTGATCATTCTCGTCTCCATCATCGATCTGGCCTATCAGCGGGAGTCAGCCGCTAGGCGCAACTCTATCGTTTCCGCCGCTTCGAGGTCCAGACGCGGCCGATTGCTGTCCACGCCCGAAAAGTCTTTCATGCGAAGCGTTTATCCAGGTTCATGCGAAACTGCGGCGTAAATGCGCACGGCAGCGTTTGAGGCCGTTTGGCGCAAAGTGTGCGTCGCAAAAAACACCGTGCTCCGCGCCTGCGTCGCACCGCCTCGCCACACGTTGCGACGTTTCCGGACACACCATTAGTTTTAGACGCGAAGCCATTCGGCTTTCTCGACAGACGCGATCAATCATGATCTGATCGCGCTACCAATTTGCTGCGGCAGGCGTGAATTGCCCACGCGGGCTGACGGCACCAATAAGAAAACCGAGCAACAAGAACTCAAGAAAGAAGTCTCAGAGGAAACTCCAACAACAACACCCAAGCGAGGAAACGAGATGTCACGCAAGACACTGACGCGACGTCAATTTGTGGCTGCCACTGCAATGTCCTCCGCGGCGCTGATCTCGGCGCCCTATGTCCGGGGCGCTTACGCCGCCGGCAAGCTCTCGATCGGCTTCTGGGACCATTGGGTGCCGGGTGCCAACGACGCCTCCACCGCCATGGTCAAAGCATGGGGCGAAAAGGAGAAGGTCGAAGTCTCGATCGACTACATCACCAGCAACAACAACAAGATCCAGCTCACGGTCGCAGCCGAGGCGCAGGCGAAATCCGGCCACGACATCCTGCAGATGCCGACCTGGTGGCCGCACGCCTACGCCGAAAGCCTCGAGCCGGTGAACGACGTCATGGAGCCGCTCATCAAGCAGAACGGCGAGGTCAACGGCACCGTCAAATATCTCGGCCAGGCCGGCGGCAAGTGGCTCGCCGTTCCCGCAATCCCCGGCAGCCAGATCAAGGGTCCCTGCTCCCGCATCGATCTGATGAAGAAGCATGCCGGCATCGACGTGCAGGAGATGTATCCGGCCGGCGCGCCCGCAAAGGCGGACAATTGGACATTGGAGACCTTCCTGAAGGCGGCCGAAGCCTGCCACAAGGGCGGCGTGCCGTTCGGGATCGGCCTCGGCGAAACCACCGACAGCGTCGACACGGCAGGCGCGATCTTCCAGTCGTTCGGTGCCGAGCTCGTCAATGCCAAGGGCGACGTCACGGTGAAGACCGATGCCGTTCGTCAGGCGCTCGAATATTACAAGAAGCTGATCGCCTTCCTGCCGCCGGACGCTCCGTCCTGGGACGATGCCTCGAACAACAAATGGCTGATCTCGGGCCGCGGCGCCATGATCCTGAATCCGCCGAGCGCCTGGGCGGTTGCCAGGCGCGACGCGCCGCAGATCGCCGAGCAGTGCTGGACGCACGGCATGCCGTCCGGGCCCAAGGGCCGCTTCGCACCTTATCTGCCGTACTTCTGGGGTCTCTGGAGCTTCAGCAAGAACAAGGAAGCGGCCAAGAGCCTCCTCACTTACCTGTCGCAGCCGTCCTCGATCGAAAAGTTCGTCGCGGCGAGCGGCGGCTACGATCTGCCCGCCTACGCCAACATGACGACGCTGAAGACCTGGGCGGAGGAAGGGCCGCCGAAGGGGACGCTGTATCACTATCCGAACCCCAACAACCATCAGACGCTGTCGATCGCGGCGTCTCCGGCGCCGCCCAAGATCGCACAGCAGATCTACTTCCAGGCGACGTTGACCAAGATGGCGCTGCGCTATTCGCAGGGCGAAAAGATGGAGGCCACGCTCGCCTGGGCCGAAGGCGAGTGCGAGGGCTTCATGCGGAGTTGATGCCGGGCGTGTGCCAGGCGGTTCACGCTCGAGGTGTGAGCCGCCACGCATCGCGTGCCGCCAATCGAGGAAGCCGGCCGATCGGGCCGGCTTCGCCAGTCGACAATTTCCGAGAAAGCTACACCATGGCCGATGTCGTCGTTGAGCAAGGTCAAGCGGTCCGTGCGGCCCGCGCGCGCAAGCCGAAGAGCCTCCGCAACGTCCTGGGACGAAAATCGACGGTCGCGTTCTTCCTGACGCTGCCGCTGATCCTGCTGATAGCGCTGCTGGTGCTCTATCCCGCCGTCTACTCCGTCCATCTCGCGACGCTGAACAAGTCGATGCAGAAGTTCGTCGGCTTCGGCAACTTCCTGTTCCTGTTCAAGCGCGACACCTTCTGGATGGTGGTGAAGCAATCCTGCATCTTCGCCGTCACGGCCGTGTTCTTCAAGGCGCTGATCGGATTCATCGTCGCCCACTTCGTGCACAACATTCCGGCCAAGGGGCAGCGCAAATGGCGCGGCATGCTGCTGGTGCCCTGGGTGATCCCGCCCGCAATGAGCACGCTGGCCTGGCTGTGGCTGTTCGATCCCTCCTATAGCGCCTTCAACTACACGCTCTCATTCTTCGGCATCGGCCCGATCAATTGGCTCGGCGACAATGTTTGGGCGCGCTTTTCCGTCATCCTCGTCAACATCTGGTACGGCGCGCCGTTCTTCATGATCATGTATCTGGCCGCGCTGAAATCGGTGCCGGACCAGCTCTACGAGGCCGCGGCGATCGACGGCGCCAATTGGTGGCAGAAGATCTGGTACGTCACGCTGCCGATGATGCGGAACATCATCGCGATCACGGCGCTGTTCTCGCTGATCGTGACCTTCGCCAATTTCGACATCGTTCGCATCCTGACCTCGGGCGGCCCGCTCGACCAGACGCATATCTTCGCCACCTGGGCCTTCAAGGTCGGCATCGAAGGCAGCGACATTCCGCTCGGCGCCAGCGTCTCGCTGTTCATGGTGCCGATCCTCGCCATCGCAGCGATCTTTATCCTGCGCGATGTCTCCAAACGCGGGAATGAAGCCTGATGAGCACGCTTGCAATCGACAAGGCCGGACCGTCGCGCAAGGTCAAGTATGGCAGCATGAGCCGGGATCGCGCCTGGGCGCTGCGCTGGTCCTATTTCTTCCTGGTGCTGTTCGCGATCTTCTTCCTGACGCCGCCGATCTACATGCTGATCACCTCGCTCAAGAGCAGCGCGGAGATATCGGCGGCGACCAATCCCTGGTGGGTGTTTCACCCTACGTTGTCGAACTATGTCGAGCTCCTGACCTCCAATCAGTTCCTGCGCTTCTTCTGGAACTCGTCGATCGTCTCGCTCGCGGTCGTCCTCGTGACCATGCTGATCAGCGTTCCCGCGGCATTCGCGCTGGCACGCATGAAGTTCTGGGGCTCGACGACGCTGGCGACGGGCGTCTTCCTCACCTACCTCATCCCGGACAGCCTGTTGTTCATTCCGTTGTTCAAGATGCTGGCGTTGGTCCAGGACTACACCGGCATCACGCTGCTCAACAGATGGTACGTGCTGTTGTTCATCTATCCGACCCTGACGGTGCCGTTCTGCACCTGGATCATGATCGGCTATTTCGCCTCGATCCCGAAGGAGCTTGATGAAGCCGCGCTCATCGACGGCGCCTCCTGGCTGCAGACCCTGACACGCATCTTCATCCCGGTCGCGCTGCCCGGGCTGATCGCCGCGACCATCTTCGCCTTCACGGTGTCCTGGGCGCAGTTCCTCTATCCCCTGGTGTTCACGACGTCGGTCGACCAGCTCGTGCTGCCCGTGGGCATCACCACCACGCTGATCAAGGGCGACGTGTTCAACTGGGGGCAGATCATGACCGGCGCGCTGCTCGGCGCTGCGCCGCCGCTGATCATCTACGCATTCCTGATGGACTACTACATTGCCGGCCTGACCGCCGGCGCGACAAAGGGTTGATGACGAGGAGCTGAAGTTCAATGGCTGACGTTGCTTTGCGGAAGGTTGTCAAGCGTTACGACGATGTCGAAGCCGTGCGCGGCATCGACCTCGACATCGCCGACCACGAGTTCATCGTGCTGGTCGGCCCCTCCGGCTGCGGCAAGTCGACCACGCTGCGCATGATCGCGGGCCTCGAGGACATCAGCGACGGCGACATCATGATCGGCGGCGACGTCGTCAATGACGTGCCGCCGAAGGACCGCGACATCGCCATGGTGTTCCAGAACTATGCGCTCTACCCGCACATGACGGTCGCCGAGAACATGTCGTTCGGGCTGCGCCTGAAGCACTATCCCAAGGCCGAGATCAAGGCGCGGGTAACGGAAGCCGCCCGCCTCCTCGACATCACCGACCTGATCGACCGCAAGCCGAAGCAGCTCTCCGGCGGCCAGCGTCAGCGCGTCGCCATGGGCCGCGCCATCGTGCGCAACCCCAAGGTATTTTTGTTCGACGAGCCGCTGTCCAATCTCGACGCCAAGCTCCGCGTGCAGATGCGAATCGAGATCAAGAAGGTGCACCAGAAGGTGCGCACCACCACGGTCTACGTCACCCACGACCAGGTCGAGGCGATGACGCTGGCCGACCGCGTGGTGGTGATGAACAAGGGCCGCATCGAGCAGATCGGCACGCCGAACGAACTCTATCACAAGCCGGCGACGCGCTTCGTGGCGGGCTTCATCGGCTCGCCCGCGATGAACTTCATCCCGTGCCGGCTCGAGGATGTCGGCGGCTCGCTCCAGCTCCGCCTCACCGACCGCATCGCCTTCCCGCTGCCGCCGGCCCGTGCCGCGCGCTACAACGCGGTATCGCGCACCGACAAGCTTCTGCTCGGCCTCCGGCCCGAGCATCTCACCGAGTCGCACGCGCATCTGGAGCCCGGCGTCGAGACCTTCGACACCGTGCTCGACGTCACCGAGCCGATGGGCATGGAGACGCTGGTCTATTTCGGGCTCGACGGCACGCCGGTCTGCGGCCGCGTCAATCCCAATGCCGGCGCCAAGGACGGGGCACCCATGCGCCTGGCGATGGACCTCAACAACATGCACCTGCTAAATGAGGAGACCGGCGTCGTGTTGTGACGCCGCGATCCAAGAAAAGCGCAGGCAGGGGAGCGATGGCGACCAACAAGAAGAAGATTTTCGTTACACAAACTTTGTCGCAAGGGGCACGTGCCCTCCTCACCGAGCGGGACGATATCGAGCTCGTCGAGTTTCCGAACCTGATCTCGGCGAAGGATTTCGAGGCCTTGTTGAAGAGCCATGCGCCGGTCCATGGCGTGGCGCTGGGCGCCACCGCCTTCGGCGAGACCGAGCTCGAGGCTGCCCGCGACATGAAGGTGGTGACCCGCATCGGCGTCGGCTACGACGCCGTCGACGTGCCCGCCCTCTCCCGCCGCAAGGTGCCGCTGATGGTCGCCGGCAGCGCCAACTCGCCGTCGGTTGCGGAAGCGGCGCTGTTCATGATGCTGACGCTGGCCAAGCGCGCGCAGGAGCTGCATTCCTGCGTCAAGGAGGGCACCTGGGCCGACCGCCTCGGCATGCTGCCGTTCGACCTCTACGGCAAGACCGTGCTGATCATCGGCTTCGGCCGCATCGGCAGCCGCACCGCCAAGCGCTGCCTGGCGTTCGAGATGAAGGTGCAGGTCTACGATCCCTACAAGGACGCCGCCGACATCAAGGCGGCCGGATGCGAGCCGGTCACCGACCTCGACGCCGCGCTGCCTCACGCCGACTTCGTCACCATCCACTGCCCGAAGACGCCGCAGACCGTCGGCCTGTTCGATGCTGACAGGATCGGCCGCATGAAGCCGAGATCCTACCTCATCAACACCGCGCGCGGCGGCATCGTGAAGGAAGCGGCGCTCTATGACGCACTGACCTCCGGAAAGCTCGCCGGCGCCGGCATCGACGTGTTCGAGGTGGAGCCGCCGCCGGTCAGCAACGCGCTGTTCGCGCTGCCCAACGTCATCATGGCCCCGCATGTGGCCGGCGTCACGGTCGAGGCGGTGAGCCGCATGAGCGAGCAGACCGCGCGCAATATCCTGAGCGTGCTGGACGGCGACCCCATCCGCCAGAACGTCATCAACCAGGACGTGCTGGGCTGACATCAGGGCGATCGTCGGCTCGTCCGCCCGCCTTCGGAACGCCAGAAAGCGTCCCATTTTGGTGCAGATCGGGCCCCAACTCAGCCTTAATCAAACGCGCGTAATGGGCTTGAAACGCGACGGCGGTGGGACAGACTGGCCGGCGCGGCGAGCTGGAGGATGGACCCTTGTCAGAGATCGACCCGACCGACCACGCGCTGGCGACCATCGCCAGCATTCTGGAGCATCCCGAGCCCGTTCTCGTCATTCGCCAGACCGAGACCGAAATCGTGGTCGCCGGAGAGCGTGAGCACATCGCGTCGGACGAGCCGCCGATCGTGGACGAGCATCCGGTGATCGACGAGCATCCCGTAGTCGAGGAGCAGCCGCTGGTGCCCGAGCACACCGATGCCGAGGGCTACAGCAAGGTCGGTCCGGGACCCATGGTCGCGATCCGTCTGAAGTGGACGGTGCATCGCGGCGATGACGGCCAGTACTACGTCCACGAGACCATCGGCGAGCAGTCCGCACCCGTGGTCAGCGGCCCGATGACGAGCGAGGCCGCGGTGCGCTTCGTCGACACCCAGGAAGACGAGGCGCAGCGGCGCTTCGAGCTGCTGCGCAGCGAGATCGCCGGCCGCAGCTCGCTTGCCGACTACGAGCGCAAGGGCGAAGCGTAGGCCTCACTTCCTCCCCAGATAATCCTTCTTCACCAGCTCGACGCCGGCGTGCCGCAAAACGTCGTAGGCGGTGGTGACGTGAAAGAAGAACTGCGGGACGCTGAACGTCAGCAGCAGCGTCCGCCCGGTAAAGGGCAGCTCGGTGCCGTTCTTCAATCTGAAGAAGACATTCCGTTCTGCCGCCGCATCGATCTCCCCGCGCGGCAGGCTCTCGATGAACTCGATGGACGTCGCGATGCGCGCCTGCAGCCCGGCCATGTCGTGCTCCAGCGCCGGCAGCGCCACCGGCTCGCACCGCGCCAGCAGGGCCGGCGCGACCGTGGCATGGCGACAGGCCTTGCCGACCTGCTGGGCGAGGTCATACATGTTCGGCGCAAGGCGCATGCCGAGCAGAATCGCCGGGTCGAATTTCCGGCCTTGCGCATAAGCGACGCCCTTGTCGAGCAGCGCCGACAGGTTGCGCAAATAGGGCATGAAGAGATCAACGGAGGCCTCGTACATCGAGATCGTCACCCCAAGCTTCCTTTCAATTCTGCCTCGCCAGCGACGGGCATCTGGTCTAAATCCAGGTCAGAGGAGCTGTACAATGACAGCTCGGGCATGGGTGGAAAAGAGATGACCGTTCGAGTTTTAGCGGCTTTGGCCGTGGCGCTGCTGATGAACCTTTCGGCCCACGCCCAGCAGGCGGCGCCCTCGCGCCTCGACGAGATCATGAAGCGCGGCAGCTTGCGCGTCGGCATGACCGGCGACTACAAGCCGTTCACTTATCTCGACAAGACCACGCAGCAGTTCTCTGGCTTCGACGTCGACATGGCGGAAGCGCTCGGCAAGGCGCTCGGGGTCAAGGTCGAATTCGTTCCGACGGCCTGGCCGAAGCTGATGAAGGATTTCGAAGCCGATCAGTTCGACATCGCCATGGGCGGCGTGTCGGTGACGCTCGATCGCCAGAAGAAAGGCCTTTTCTCCACACCGATCATGCGTGAGGGCAAGACGCCGATCGCGCGCTGCGCCGACGTCGGCAAGTACCAGACGCTGCCCGACATCGACAAGAAAGGCACCCGCATCATCGTCAATCCCGGCGGCACCAACGAGCGCTTCGCCCGCGCCAACATCAAGGAGGCCGAGATCACCGTCTTCCCCGACAACACCGTGATCTTCGACGAGATCGCCAAGGGCAATGCCGATCTGATGATGACGGACGCCTCCGAGACTCGCTACCAGCAGAAGCAGCACGCCGGCGTGCTCTGCGCGGTGCATCCGGAAAAGCCGTTCGATTTTTCGGAGAAGGCCTATTGGATCCAGCGCGACATGGCGCTGAAGGCCTTCGTCGACCAATGGCTGCACATAACGATGGAAGACGGCACCTACAGGAAGATCTACGCGGCCTGGTTCGACTAGGCCGCGTCCTCCTGTCGCTTGCCCGGTCAAACTTTGGACCCGCTCCGGGCCTATTGAACCCGGAACCGCCGGAAGACGACTCACAGCAACAACAGTGATCTAGATCACTTTTTGCAGTCGAGCCGGCGCGTAAGCGTTGGTGCGGGGACCACCTGTTCAGGAGACGGAAATGAGGAAGCTGTTGGCCACGGCCGCATTCCTTTTGGCGAGCACCGCCGCGCAGGCACAGTACACCTTCGAATATGGCGGGCGCACCATCCGCATCGATCCCGACCGCGGCACGGTGCAGATCCCCGGCGTCTACGACAACACTGGCCAGAGCAAGCAGAAGAAGGCCAAGAAGAACGAAACGGCGCCGCAGCAGGCCACGGTCGACCCGCAAGCACCGGCTGCTCCGGCTCCAGCTCCCGCTCCCGCTCCTGCTGCGCCGCCCGCAGCCGTGCAGGCGCCCGCGGCTGCCGCCGTCGCACCGCCTCCAACTCCGCCACCCGCACCGCCGCCGGCGGCTCCCCCGGCGGCCACGACCGCTGCCACCACGCCGGCCCAAACGGCCGTTGTGCCGCCGCCTGCGCCGCCTCCGGCTCCTGCTCCCATCGAGCAGCAGGCTGCGCCCGCCGTGGCGCCGCCGCCCGCCCCGACCGTGGCTGCCGCTCCGCCGGCGCCACCTCCGCCGCCCGCCGCGGCGCCTGCCCCCGCTCCCGTTCAGGCTGCCGTCGCGCCCCCTGCTCCGGCGGCTGCGCCCACGCGCGATCTCAATTCGCCGGTCGGCGTCTGGCTCACCGAGGAGAAGGAAGGCAAGGTCCGCATCGAGCAATGCGGCACCAACCTCTGCGGCTATTCGGTCGACAGCAAGTCGAACCAGAACGGCGAGCAGGTGCTGATCAACATGAAGCCCGGCAAGGACCAGAAATGGTCAGGCCGCATCCTCGATCCCAACTCGGGCTCGACCTACGATTCGACGATTGCCATGAAGGGCACCGACCGGCTGCGCGTGCAGGGCTGCGCCTTCGGCGGCATGTTCTGCGGCGGCCAGACCTGGACGCGGGCGAACTAAGCTCGCCCAAGCCGTTTCATTCCGAGTCATTCCGGGGCACGCGAAGCGTGAGCTCTGGTGCGCAATTGCGCACCGTAGTTCGGCTCTACGAGCCGCCCCGGAATGACGGCAGAAAATGCGTGCGCTTTCTCACAGAGCCTGCTGCGCACGTGACAGCCCTCACATCGCCGCTTCCTCGTCGATGTCACGATCCCCGCATCTTCAACCGCAGGGGCGTGTCATGACTGGATTTCGCAAGGGCCTTTTCGCCATCATTGTCGCCATCGCCTTCCCGCTGACACAGGCAGGCGCTGCGACGAGCAGCTTCGACGGCGCATGGAATGTCCGCATTGCCTCTTCGAGCCAGGCTTGCGGCAACGGTGCGACTGTTGCGATCGGGATCAACAACGGTCAGATCGCCTCGAGCAGCGCCGCAGTGACGGCGTCGGGCCGGGTCGCCGAGGCCGGCAACGTCAACGTCACCTTGAGCACCGGCATCAAGCGTGCCGTCGGCTTCGGCCGGCTCAGCGGCGCGTCCGGCTCCGGCACCTGGCGCGGCGCGATGTGCACGGGCACGTGGACGGCGGAACGGATGTAAGCTTCCGTGTCCCGGACAAGCGGCAACGCGGAGCGTTGCTGCGCAGAGCCGGGACCCAGTGCTCTCAGTGGTGCGAAGACTCTGGGTCCCGGATCGGCGACGCATCGCCTTGGGCGATGCGTCTTGTCCGGGACACGAGAGCGTCAGCCCAACGCCGCCCCGTACTCCGCGTCCGTGACCGGCTCCAGCCAGGTCGAATAGACGCCGTCGAGCGCTTCCTGCATGGCGATGTGGCACATGCCGTTGGTCGGCGAGGCGCCGTGCCAGTGCACTTCACCCGGCGGAATCCAGACGGTGTCGCCGGGACGGATTTCCTGGACCGGGCCGCCCTTGGTCTGGACGCGGCCGACGCCCGAGATCACGTAGAGCGTCTGACCCAGCGGATGATGGTGCCAGTTGGTGCGCGCGCCCGGCTCGAACGCGACGCGCGAGACGTTCAGCCGCGCAGGCGCAGGGGCCATGTTGATGGGGTCCTGCCATACGGTGCCGGTGAAATGTTCCTTCGGCGCGCGGCGGGTCGGCCGCGTGCCGGCGAGCGTGATGTCCATGAGGGTCCTCGTTCCTTATCCGTTACTTCTTGCTGGCGGCGTAGCGCGCCTTGGTTTCGGCGTTCATGGGATAGAGGCCGGGCAGCACCGCGCCGTTGTTCACCTCGCCCACGATCCAGGCTTCCATCCGCTCCTGCTCGACGCCTTCGGCGAGGACGTGATCGAGCATCGCCTGCGGAATCAGCACGCAGCCGTCCTGGTCGGCGACCACGATGTCGTTCGGGAAGACGGCAACGCCGCCGCAACCGATCGGCTCGCCCCAGCCGACGAAGGTGAGGCCCGCAACCGACGGTGGCGCGGCATAGCCGTCGCACCACACTGGAAGATTGGTGCCGAGCACGCCCTCGACGTCACGCACCACGCCGTCGGTGACGAGCGCGGTGACGCCGCGCTTGACCATGCGCGCGCACAGGATGTCGCCGAAGATGCCGGCATCGGTGATGCCCATGGCATCGACGACAGCGATGCAGCCCTCCGGCATCGCCTCGAT from Bradyrhizobium sp. CB1015 harbors:
- a CDS encoding ABC transporter ATP-binding protein, whose amino-acid sequence is MADVALRKVVKRYDDVEAVRGIDLDIADHEFIVLVGPSGCGKSTTLRMIAGLEDISDGDIMIGGDVVNDVPPKDRDIAMVFQNYALYPHMTVAENMSFGLRLKHYPKAEIKARVTEAARLLDITDLIDRKPKQLSGGQRQRVAMGRAIVRNPKVFLFDEPLSNLDAKLRVQMRIEIKKVHQKVRTTTVYVTHDQVEAMTLADRVVVMNKGRIEQIGTPNELYHKPATRFVAGFIGSPAMNFIPCRLEDVGGSLQLRLTDRIAFPLPPARAARYNAVSRTDKLLLGLRPEHLTESHAHLEPGVETFDTVLDVTEPMGMETLVYFGLDGTPVCGRVNPNAGAKDGAPMRLAMDLNNMHLLNEETGVVL
- a CDS encoding hydroxyacid dehydrogenase — encoded protein: MATNKKKIFVTQTLSQGARALLTERDDIELVEFPNLISAKDFEALLKSHAPVHGVALGATAFGETELEAARDMKVVTRIGVGYDAVDVPALSRRKVPLMVAGSANSPSVAEAALFMMLTLAKRAQELHSCVKEGTWADRLGMLPFDLYGKTVLIIGFGRIGSRTAKRCLAFEMKVQVYDPYKDAADIKAAGCEPVTDLDAALPHADFVTIHCPKTPQTVGLFDADRIGRMKPRSYLINTARGGIVKEAALYDALTSGKLAGAGIDVFEVEPPPVSNALFALPNVIMAPHVAGVTVEAVSRMSEQTARNILSVLDGDPIRQNVINQDVLG
- a CDS encoding ABC transporter substrate-binding protein, with the protein product MSRKTLTRRQFVAATAMSSAALISAPYVRGAYAAGKLSIGFWDHWVPGANDASTAMVKAWGEKEKVEVSIDYITSNNNKIQLTVAAEAQAKSGHDILQMPTWWPHAYAESLEPVNDVMEPLIKQNGEVNGTVKYLGQAGGKWLAVPAIPGSQIKGPCSRIDLMKKHAGIDVQEMYPAGAPAKADNWTLETFLKAAEACHKGGVPFGIGLGETTDSVDTAGAIFQSFGAELVNAKGDVTVKTDAVRQALEYYKKLIAFLPPDAPSWDDASNNKWLISGRGAMILNPPSAWAVARRDAPQIAEQCWTHGMPSGPKGRFAPYLPYFWGLWSFSKNKEAAKSLLTYLSQPSSIEKFVAASGGYDLPAYANMTTLKTWAEEGPPKGTLYHYPNPNNHQTLSIAASPAPPKIAQQIYFQATLTKMALRYSQGEKMEATLAWAEGECEGFMRS
- a CDS encoding response regulator, with product MADGLSVFLVEDEALIRMMIADMVEELGHHVVAEADNVRDASAFAMTAQYDLAILDINLMGVYVDPVADLIERRGKPFLFATGYGPELLPSLLRRRPILRKPIAMDQLKAMIDSMFPEPSATIPS
- the glk gene encoding glucokinase codes for the protein MNIGKTGKILLADIGGTNARFALSPSGQTGPIDYVKVADFPTVREAIADVLARRSNGEQPHRAVLAVAGPVTNNRCVMTNSPWVIDGNELQPALGFDSVHVLNDFEVVAWSLPALEPADLVPLGGGDGLPGEPLLVVGPGTGFGVSCLVDRHGSRLAVVTEAGHATLPAENEREERVIACLRQRLGHVSIERGALSGSGLQNLYEALAEIDGVQVPHRDAAAITKAALENSCPVSRATLEMFCAILGSVAGNLAVTFGARGGVYVAGGIVPRFREFLAASAFRARFEAKGRFQDYLRNIPTRLVIKPDASFLGLTMFAEHNPG
- a CDS encoding carbohydrate ABC transporter permease, whose translation is MADVVVEQGQAVRAARARKPKSLRNVLGRKSTVAFFLTLPLILLIALLVLYPAVYSVHLATLNKSMQKFVGFGNFLFLFKRDTFWMVVKQSCIFAVTAVFFKALIGFIVAHFVHNIPAKGQRKWRGMLLVPWVIPPAMSTLAWLWLFDPSYSAFNYTLSFFGIGPINWLGDNVWARFSVILVNIWYGAPFFMIMYLAALKSVPDQLYEAAAIDGANWWQKIWYVTLPMMRNIIAITALFSLIVTFANFDIVRILTSGGPLDQTHIFATWAFKVGIEGSDIPLGASVSLFMVPILAIAAIFILRDVSKRGNEA
- a CDS encoding Spy/CpxP family protein refolding chaperone — encoded protein: MIKPAPPARLHLRRCLALGSVLALLLGAAAVANAQGLVKGVQEGAAAGNKAAGPVGGVLGGAIGGVVGVFTGVLGVGNSGNQAPPPKEAGKEAGKDAAKDSKQQVGAKDKDKDAKSAKGKGAKATKEAKNAPQDNKGRDNKEVTVLTQPGAPQLTAEQIVANSDSYIERIKSELNLTPDQEKHWYGFSSAMHYLGHNGAERLNLRIARAKRDPPDDIIEQMRNEAQFLIDRAADQRNVADAAEPLFSSLDDKQKQVFIQEMVRLSHERALD
- a CDS encoding carbohydrate ABC transporter permease, with the protein product MSTLAIDKAGPSRKVKYGSMSRDRAWALRWSYFFLVLFAIFFLTPPIYMLITSLKSSAEISAATNPWWVFHPTLSNYVELLTSNQFLRFFWNSSIVSLAVVLVTMLISVPAAFALARMKFWGSTTLATGVFLTYLIPDSLLFIPLFKMLALVQDYTGITLLNRWYVLLFIYPTLTVPFCTWIMIGYFASIPKELDEAALIDGASWLQTLTRIFIPVALPGLIAATIFAFTVSWAQFLYPLVFTTSVDQLVLPVGITTTLIKGDVFNWGQIMTGALLGAAPPLIIYAFLMDYYIAGLTAGATKG